aatctaattaattcataattaaataataattactaaataaaaacaaaagtaCTACAATTTCAAAGTTCCAGAAATTTTTACAACAAGCCCCTAGTCGATCGTTCTGCTGGGCGTGTGGTCCTGCTCCACCACCgatggacggatggatgggTGGGCACAATAAAGGCCAACAGGAGCCGTCTGTCTCCTGCACAGTAGGAAGCAATCCAACTGCCCATTGGGAGGCCCACAGTGGTAACTCTCAAGCATGGGAGCTTACCGGCGGGGGTTCGAACCCCGTCCCGCACCTGGGTACAGTGGGGCGTGAGTGTGTGctggtgtgtgtgcgtgtgtagtGGTGTGCGTAAATTTCTGTACGACGTGTTTTGAGACTTCTCAGACAGTCTCAACTGTGCTGAGTCTGGTCAGCGTGGACGTCCAAAAATTTTACATGACTCCCCAGTACTTCTGagtgcttcaaaaaaaaatccaactaCCCATAGAGGAATCCCCCCTCCCCCGCGTCGCTCCTCTTGGCGACTCGGGGGCGATCCGCACTGCCGGCAAACTCTCCTCCCCGGGACGCCCCTggtggccgccgccctccctcttcccttcctcctcccccgcctcaCTCCTCCTGGTCCCCAAGCTTGCCCTTGACGTCGACTTGTCGCCGGCTGCCGGGGTCGGATCCGGGGTCCGCCGGGCCGGATCTAGCCATTTCTGGCTGGATTGCTCCCTCCCCCGCCTCCTGCCGGCCTGGGCGCCGCGGCGTCGCGGCCGTCTCGGTGTCGCGGCCACCTATGACTTCGggtggcctcgccgccgccggtgccgctccGGGGCCGTGGCCATCGCCGCTCGTCTCGGGTGGTTGCATCCCGCGCGCCTTCGTCCGTCGGGCCGCCCCTTCTCGTCGTGGTGGCCTCCGGGCCTGGGGATCCCCTTCCCATGGCCACGGGTTGGGGTTTCCCTTCCCTTTGTTGCTGCCCGTGGTCGCCGTGGGTCGTGGGGGTTCCTCTGCCGGTGGGGGCGCCATCTGTTGGCGCTGCCGTTGGTGGACGCTTGTGGCGGGCGGCGTTCGTCTAGTTCCTAGGATCTTGGGCGAAAGCTCTGCCTAGTACTGTGCTGGGCCAACAACGACGGCACTTGCGGGCGTCGTTCCCCTCGCTGGAGGTGTTGTTGTGTTGCCCTGGGAAACgtcgtccttccgcctcttcgctGTGGTCTCCATCATTTCGGCGCGCCTTGTGGTGGGTCATCGTCACTGGGGTGGGTGCTCTGGGGTGGAGCTGAGGCGAAAGCCTTTGCCTTCGGGCGCCGTTATCCTTCTTGGAGGCATCATTCGTCCGCTCCTTCCTCCGCTGTGCCCACTATGGCTGGTCACCTTCCCCTGTACCTGCCTCGCTCTGATTTATGCACTGTCGTCTTGGAAGCATAGGTTtgtggcggatgctttgccgccctgTTGCGATGTCTGCTTTTGCTTGCAGATGGTGGATCGTTGGCGGATGCGTTGCTGCCGTACtttggtggatgctttgccaccgtgATCGTGTTGcttggtggatgctttgccacctatCGTTACTTCGAgcttggcggatgctttgccgccattCCTCTAGGCTTTGCCGCTATGGTCGTGCTTTTCGGTGGATGCTTCGCCACCATCTTCTGCTTCGTGTTGGCGACAGTTTTTTGATCCAGCTCCTCGGGTGGCCTTTGTTTTGGTGGTTTGTTTGGAGTGTCCTCCCCCTCTGTGTGTTCTTCTGCTGTATGTGACTGTTTGTGAGTTTGTCTGTATTTTTTCttcagtttttcttttttgttagtCTTTTGTGTTCTTGTGTGGTCCAAGTCCTGTTTGGCCGCAACAAGATTGTGTCTGTAAttgtttttttaatgaaaaacgtgcttaggcacggtcgcgaaaaagaGTCGGGATCCCactcgccttctcctcctccgtctCCTCGCACCACCTCTCGCTCCACTCGTAATGCTGGCATAGCATAGCTCCGCTCCTACCGGGCGTAGCTGCGGCCGCCATGCTTTTCTGATTACTGTTACCACTCGCGCCAGGGAAGATGAACGActggctgctgcagcagctgctgccgcCCTGGGATTTCTGTTCAACAATTACTGCCACCAGTAAGTGGGCCTTTCCCTTTTACCTGTACAGTAACAATACAGTGCTTCTTTTTTTCACTCCGGATTTTTCTGTCCAGTAATGTCGAGAGATTGCGCACAGGAAGTTAATCGCAAGGCTTGTCGATGATCTCATGTTGGTTACTAGTCAGGATGGGATCATTGAATGGTGCTTGCAGAGAAAACCTTCCACATTTTTGGGCGCGGGTAGGATTCGGTGAAGTCATGACGACCCCGCTCATCGGACAGTTATGGAACAAGATCGCTAGGTGCCACTGATCTCTCAAGCGAGGAAGGGCAAGTTACTTGTGATGCGAGGCTGGTGCTTTCACCAGCTTCCACTGTTCTGAATGTTGCTCACGGCTCTGAACCGGCACCAACCGTACGTGTATTAACAGAGGCGATTTCTGTTTCGTCAAAGTGTTACTGTATTGATTTGTACGGTCATTGTTCATCAGTGCCCCTTTTTTCGTATAACAACTGCGTTGATCCTGCCTGTTAATTTAAGTTGCTTGCACTTCTCGCGGTGCTTACAGTCACAACACCTTCACCAACAGCAAGAAACTGACTGTCCAACAGTTCGCAGTTGACGAGAGCACGTTCATGCCTCGATCGACGGTCAGCATCAGCTGCGCATTAGCTTCTTCACACGCATGCATGGCGATCATATCCGTACGTGTGCTAGCACAACTACGCGTCTGTGGTCACGGCTCGCTTGGCTAATAGCTTTGCTCACGATCAGGTGACCTGACTGACAATCCACCAGACCACTGCATGCATGAGCTCTGTTGCAGGCCATGTTTTACTTCACGCTGCTGTACTTGTTGTGTTTGGCGGCTTTGGCCAGGTCAAAGACGTGCGAGATAGCAACCGTATGGTACTTGAGCACGTCAAGAACATGCATCGAAATCCATGGGGTGGTCGTCGGGAAGAGGTCGACGTTTTTGTCAAGTGTGAAAGACTTGTGTGAAACATGCACGGCCTCTTGTTTGGTTGGCAGGAAACCGATTGATGCATGGGTTCACTTTCACATTGTTGACATGGTAATAAGGACTCGTGTTTCAAGCCTCACAAAAGCAGACGGTTAACTTGCAGTGGGGGCTGATTTGCATGCCTACGCAACATATGCtacaattccaaaaaaaaatcgtaAAAACTAAAAACCTTGATCATATTTTGTGGGTTATTACGAGGAAATAAATCTTGAAATTTCTAAGGACGAAATGACCACCATGCCCCTTTCTTCTTCATAAAAACCTGTCCTCTTGCAGTGTGGCTGCCCTACTACACACCTTGCTGGCTCGTCTACCCCGCCGTCCTTAGGGACATCAAATCGGTTTCGCTCGAATTGCAGCCATCGCTCGACGGAAACGGAAAGGGGGGCGAGCTGGGGCAGTCCACAACGCTGGTGGATGTGGGAATTGTGTTGAAGATAATGTGGAAACGGCAGAGGAATCCATTACAGGGGATCATAAATAATTGATGGTGCCCAAAGCCGTGCATATCCTGAGGTACAGTTGAATCAGGTGTGGCTTCCTTATCCAGTAACCCACAACACTTTAGGAACACTCAATGCCCTTTTTTAGAACAGCATGCTATTGTGGCACAACACAAGACTGTTTTAATACTAGTTATGCACAAGGTTGACTAGAGCTAAAGCAACAGAGAATGGCAAAGAAGGGAACATCATATGACCAATTATTTCCTGCATGTTTTGCAGAGTAATGAAGGGCACAAGGAGGTGCCCTATCATGGTGGTGCAATCTTTCACCTATCATCCTTGCATCCTTTTCCTTTTATAGAGCCGTTGATCCTACGCACACAACAAGTCCACACACCAAAaggaacaaacaaacaaaccaaCCAACCAGCCCCATGCCCTGAGGCCGCAAATCAGGCTGCCACATACAGATTCCCTTCTCAACATATCTCCCCATGCACCCAcaaaaacctttttttttttcagtgCGTACACCACATTCTCAGGAAGGCGTGGTGCCACATGTGGCGACAATGTGCAAGCAACAAGCAGATGGTTTGTATATGATTGATAGAAAATTGTACTTGTGATGGAGAAATGGACCACGAaccaactctctctttttttaagaaaaaaaactgGACCAGGGATCTGTAGAGATGCAGTTGGAACATGCATGAATCTTGGATTTGGGGAAGCTGAAGTACATCGGTCCCGTTTGGTTTGCAGCGTGTCAGTGAATAGTGATaatttgaccgctaattacggtgttaaataaagacagtttacaaaaccaacttcagaacccccgcgctagtgaccctgaagaatctaatgagacatttgaccgcgcgattagaggatggtactgtagcaaatcagCGATTAATtaatgtcat
This portion of the Panicum virgatum strain AP13 chromosome 2N, P.virgatum_v5, whole genome shotgun sequence genome encodes:
- the LOC120662753 gene encoding basic salivary proline-rich protein 4-like, producing MAPPPAEEPPRPTATTGSNKGKGNPNPWPWEGDPQARRPPRREGAARRTKARGMQPPETSGDGHGPGAAPAAARPPEVIGGRDTETAATPRRPGRQEAGEGAIQPEMARSGPADPGSDPGSRRQVDVKGKLGDQEE